From one Shewanella sp. GD04112 genomic stretch:
- a CDS encoding calcium/sodium antiporter: MLIALSIIGGFIILTLGAEALVRGASSIALRLGITPLIIGLTIVAFGTSAPELAVSVKSALAGNSGIALGNVIGSNIANIGLILAITALIRPIQVQSQMVRRDIPLMILASMLFWGLLFDGELSLIDGVILLSLLVGYLVFSYFSSKNTTDADGEIIEEGPKNPLLSVAFIVVGISMLVGGGILFVNGAVDLAKVFGVSEVIIGLTIVAIGTSMPELVTSVLAALKGESDIAIGNVVGSNLFNILGILGVTAIVHPVSALGFQSFDFIVMLALAVVILPFAWSGLRIGRREGATLLVAYLGYMVYLVNQASTQAVV, encoded by the coding sequence ATGCTCATTGCACTTTCAATTATCGGCGGCTTTATCATTTTAACCTTAGGCGCAGAAGCCTTAGTCCGCGGCGCGAGCTCTATCGCCCTACGTCTTGGCATCACGCCCCTCATCATCGGCTTAACCATTGTTGCCTTTGGTACCAGCGCGCCCGAACTTGCGGTGAGTGTAAAGTCAGCACTGGCGGGCAATAGCGGCATTGCACTGGGTAACGTGATTGGCTCTAACATTGCCAACATTGGTTTGATTTTGGCGATAACTGCGCTTATTCGCCCGATTCAAGTACAGTCACAAATGGTAAGACGGGATATCCCCTTGATGATCCTCGCCTCTATGCTGTTTTGGGGATTGTTATTTGATGGCGAACTCAGCCTGATTGACGGCGTGATCTTATTGTCACTGCTTGTTGGCTACCTCGTATTCAGCTATTTCAGCTCGAAAAATACCACAGATGCCGACGGCGAAATCATCGAAGAAGGCCCTAAAAACCCATTACTATCAGTGGCATTTATTGTCGTGGGTATCAGCATGTTAGTCGGTGGCGGGATTTTATTTGTGAATGGCGCGGTCGATTTAGCCAAGGTATTTGGCGTGAGCGAAGTTATTATCGGCTTAACCATTGTCGCTATCGGCACCAGTATGCCAGAGTTAGTGACCTCTGTTTTAGCGGCGCTCAAAGGTGAAAGCGATATCGCTATCGGTAACGTAGTCGGCTCTAATCTATTCAATATTTTAGGTATTTTAGGTGTAACTGCGATTGTGCACCCAGTTTCGGCACTAGGTTTCCAATCCTTCGACTTTATCGTGATGCTCGCCTTAGCCGTGGTGATTTTACCCTTCGCTTGGTCAGGTCTGCGTATCGGTCGCCGTGAAGGCGCCACGCTGCTTGTCGCTTACTTAGGTTACATGGTGTACCTCGTCAACCAAGCCAGCACCCAAGCGGTCGTATAA